The Oscillospiraceae bacterium nucleotide sequence TCATCAGCGCACGCACGGCATTCATTGGCGCACTTTTTACAGTGATCGTCTTTGAACATATCGCATTCTTTTGCGCATGTATCGCATATTACGGCACACATTTTACAATGCTTTTTTGCGAACTGTCCGTTCATAGACATAAAGCTTGTTGACATTTCGCACATTTTTGCGCATTCCGTCAGAATCTTTACGCATCCTTTTCTTGCGTTCAGATCAGGTTCATTGATACATGCCTCAAAGCATTCATAGCACGCCTGCGCACATTTATTACATTCGTCAATACATTTCTGATATTTATCGGTAACCGTTGTTACTACGCCCATTTAATCACGCCTCCTTTAATAACAAAGCATCCGGAGACGATGGCTCCGGATGCTTTAAGCTATTTTATGAATACATGCCGTTTATCTGCATATAATCATAAATCATTTTACCGTGGCCCTGTTCTTCCTTCTGAATATGATTCAAGACATTGCGGATATTTTCGTCCTTGAACTCAAATATACATGTGTCATACAGCTGGGAAACATGTTTTTCACCCGCCAAAACATCAGAGCAAAGATAACAGTCGCTTTTCTTACCGGAATCCTCAGACATTCCATAGGTGGCTTTGAAAGACGGCTGGCTTGAAACACTGCCGCTGATCTGCGGAACGGTACCGCTTTCGATTTTAGTAATCGAATCAAGATGGGTTTGTTCGGTCTGAGCAATTTGACTGAACAGCTGCTTGAGCTGTGAATCGGAGGCTGCGGAAGAATGTTTTGTGTATTTATCGACACAAAGCTTTTCCTGCCCTTTTAAATCCTTCAGTAAATCGGTTTCTTTTTGTGTTAATTGCATTTTAAAGCTCCATACCCGGCTCGTTTTAATTTACTGTTTACAGCTGCGGCCGGTTTGCGCCGGGAATCCACCCGAATACGCAACGCGGTAACGGGTTTATTAATCACGGAAATTATAAAATCGCATTTTATAAAGAAAAGCTTGATATACAGCTTTTCTATGGATAAATAAGTCACTCCGCGAGCCATATAAAACAACGATTATATATTTGCCGTTTAATAAACATAATCACCGCCGGATTTATTATGTTCAGACTATCAAAAATTATCCTTTCTGATTAAATAAATTTTTGATATGAAGGCATAATATTATAAAAACGGCGGTGATAAAAAATGTATTCTGTATGGACGGATAAATCGGCTCTCCCGCATTTTAAAAGCCTGAATCAAGATAAAAAGACAGATGTCCTTATTATTGGCGGCGGAATGGCGGGGCTTCTCTGCGCTTATATGCTCAATCAGCGCGGGATTGATTATATCTTGGCGGAAGCAAAGTCGATTTGCGGTGGGATAACGAAAAACACGACCGCAAAAATTACCTCGCAGCACGGCTTTATTTATGATAAGCTGATAAATTGCTTCGGTATGGAGAAGGCCGGAATGTATCTTCGCGCAAATCAAAACGCACTTGAACAATACCGCCTTCTCTGCGGCGGGATTGACTGTGATTTTGAAAACAAGGACGCATATGTTTATTCGCTCAGAAATGCACCGGGCGGAAAGAATAAAGCAGAAAAGGAAGCCGCGGCGCTTCAGAAGCTGGGCTTTGAAGCGGAATTTGCAGATAAGCTTCCGCTTCCGTTCGATATCGCAGGAGCTGTCAGATTTAAAAACCAGGCGCAGTTCAATCCCTTAAAATTTGCGTCCGGTATATCAAAGGATTTGAATATTTTCGAAAACACCGAGGTTAAGGAGCTCTCAAAGCACACGGCTATAACGGATGGCGGAAAAATAACGGCCGAGAAAATAATAGTGGCCACGCATTTCCCGTTTATAAACAAACACGGCAGCTATTTTCTAAAAATGTATCAGCACCGGTCGTATGTGATCGCGCTTGAAAACGCGCAGAACGTCGACGGAATGTATGTTGACCAGGCGCAATGCGGTATGTCTTTCCGTAATTATGAAGATATGCTGCTTATCGGCGGCGGAGATCACAGGACGGGTAAAAATGGCGGCAATTGGAACGAGCTGCGCGGTTTCGCAAGCCGGCATTACCCCGAAGCCACGGAAAAATACTCATGGGCGACTCAGGACTGCATGACGCTTGACGGCGTTCCGTATATAGGGCAGTATTCAAAAAGCACGCCTGATTTCTTTGTGGCGACCGGTTTTAATAAATGGGGCATGACATCGTCAATGGCGGCTGCTGTGATCCTTGCGGATCTCGTTTCAGACAAGCCCAATGAATTTACGCCTGTATTCTCACCGTCAAGAAGCATGTTAAAGCCGCAGCTTTTTATAAATGCGTTTGAAGCCGTCATAAACCTTTTGTCCATTTCAAAAAAGCGCTGCCCCCATTTGGGATGCGCATTGAAATGGAATGAAGTGGAGCGTTCATGGGACTGTCCATGCCACGGCTCGCGCTTTGACCAAGACGGCGAACTGATAGATAATCCGGCCACCGGCGATCTTAAAGGCAAGGAATGAAAAGCTTTTCTATCTTAATAATACAACTATTATTTAATTGTTGTTTTAATAACGGTAATAATTTAAATTCCGAGCTAATAAGACAAGGAGCAGCCGTAGACCGCCCCTTGTTTTGAAATTCATCGTATTGAGTTTCTTATGAGGCTTCTTTTCAAAAAAGCCCGTATCCTTTTAAATCTTATACCGTGCCGGTTATGACCAGAACGCTAGCGCCGGGATTTATTATCCAGTTGCCTAAGACAGGATCCTGCGTATAAGTCGCTGCCGGCACCGTCACCTGACCGGCAACAGTCGCGAATTCACCTGTAGCCGTAATATACGAATAATTTGCCGGAGAAACCCATGGGGCTCCGTTGAAAGTCACTGTGATCGGATTTAAAATCGGATTAAATACGTCAGTGATAGTAACGAGGTCGCCCGCAACCGCTGCTGTATTGCCAGAGTTTTCGATAACAAAGGTATACGTCAGCTGTTGGTTTTCTGTAACGACCGCAGGACAGATAGCTTTGCTGATTGTCAAATTCGGTCTGTCTTCAGTATAGATAGTCTCCGTGGCAACGATATCGGTTGATAATCCGCCGCCGCTGATTATTGCATTATTTTCTATACTGTCGTTTAAACCGAGCGGTGCATATTGGTTTGCTTCAGCTTCGTAAATGATTATTGCGTTGCCTGCCGCGGGCACCGAGATTCCGCTGATAACAAGCGGAGGTCCCGCGACGGCAGCGGGTGTGGCTTGCAGTGTTCCGTTGACATAATACCTTACCGATCCGGTGACATATGTCAGCGGAACCAATTGGCCCAGTCCGAAAGGATAGCTTCCGAGATCATCGGTGATAGTCAATCCCGTGAACGAAGCAGGCCCTGCGTTGACAATGCTAATTACATAAGTTACGTCGTCTTTTGCTACGTAATCATTCATTACAGCAGTTTTTGTCGCAGAAAGGATTTCAATCAGCTCGCCTGTCGTTACGTTTGAATCTGTTACGGTTCCATTATATGAAAGAACAGCTCTGTTATAAAAAGTTGCCATTAAATATCTCCTTGTATAATAAATCTGGATTTCTTATTCTATTATATGAAGGAAATTATCATTATGACACTCGCGGTATTAATGTCAAAGTTCATTATTATTAACCGGACAATTAAATATCAATGCTTTAAGAAAGAAAAGGCTCTGGCATATTGTTTTTTCTTTTTTATTTGATCGCAGTTTTAATTATATACTCAATGACACGTTTGCTATCCAGGTAAGATTGATGCTTTACATCGTCAAATATTTTTACTTCAGATTTTTGAAATGAATTCCGTACTTTATATTGCAACCGGGCGCTCAATGTCCTGTCGGCGAGCGATCCGATAATAAAAGTAGGACATAAAATGTTTTTTGCATAATCGGCGGCGTTGATATTGTTTGTAATAAACGCTTTCGCCGGACCCCAGAATATCGGAATAATCTTGTTATATAAATCAGCCAGATCACGGTATGCAGCAAGCATAACAAGATTGTCGCATTCACGCTCGCTCGCAAGATATGCGGCGATTCCCGCTCCATAGCTGTGTCCCATAACGGTTATTTTTCTTCCTGCATATCGATTTTCAGCCCAATCGTATAAATCAACGGCGGTTTTCTGCAACGACTTCAGATTCATTCTGCCATGACTGCCCTGGCTTCCGTAATAATCAGCTGAGATGAACGGAATATCGAATTTTTTACCGAAGCACCCCGCCGAATTATAAGCTATGTAATTTGAACCGCCGAAATACAGAATAATACGATCAGAATCAGCATCAAGATTCGTTCCGTAACCAGACAGGTTATCACTAATCTGTATATGCTCAGGGACACAATTATTATCTGTCATTTTCTTCGCTTTGCTGTAAAACAAATAGCTTATCGACTGCATGACAATGTTTGATCCAAATTCTATAATAAACACCCACATAAATATTTTTAATATTATTCGGACTGCTTCCATTTTCAAGATACCTCTTCGCATACCGATTTCTTATTATCAATGTAATTATGTAATTATCCCAATCCAATATCCAATACAATCCAATATAATACAATCGGGCGGAGCAGAGCCCCGTCCCTTCGTTCGCTGTTATTATAACATTTAACCTTTATATAATCAATGCTTTGCATAGTAAAGCTACCTTTTTTCTTCTCTTCTCTTTTATCTTTTCACTGAAATAGTCGCCCGTCGACGGGTCGGAAAAAAATGAAAAGTGACAAGAGAAAAGTAACAAGTACAAAAAGAAAAAGCCGCTTACGCGACTTTTCTTTTGTGTCATTTGCGCGTTTTAGATACAGGTTTAATGGTGCTCAAAATGAAGCAAACGGCAAGTGAACGACATATTATGCCTATAATCTGTATCTACAACGTCTTGCAATTCTTTTCTGGGACGACTGTATTTACTGATTTTACGCTTTAATAGGCATTATATAATCAATGATGACCTTTTCACCTCGATTTAAAGGTTCGCTATAACGCTCATGGGTGTATACTTCGCAC carries:
- a CDS encoding spore coat protein, whose protein sequence is MQLTQKETDLLKDLKGQEKLCVDKYTKHSSAASDSQLKQLFSQIAQTEQTHLDSITKIESGTVPQISGSVSSQPSFKATYGMSEDSGKKSDCYLCSDVLAGEKHVSQLYDTCIFEFKDENIRNVLNHIQKEEQGHGKMIYDYMQINGMYS
- a CDS encoding four-helix bundle copper-binding protein gives rise to the protein MGVVTTVTDKYQKCIDECNKCAQACYECFEACINEPDLNARKGCVKILTECAKMCEMSTSFMSMNGQFAKKHCKMCAVICDTCAKECDMFKDDHCKKCANECRACADECRKMSGM
- a CDS encoding alpha/beta hydrolase, with the translated sequence MEAVRIILKIFMWVFIIEFGSNIVMQSISYLFYSKAKKMTDNNCVPEHIQISDNLSGYGTNLDADSDRIILYFGGSNYIAYNSAGCFGKKFDIPFISADYYGSQGSHGRMNLKSLQKTAVDLYDWAENRYAGRKITVMGHSYGAGIAAYLASERECDNLVMLAAYRDLADLYNKIIPIFWGPAKAFITNNINAADYAKNILCPTFIIGSLADRTLSARLQYKVRNSFQKSEVKIFDDVKHQSYLDSKRVIEYIIKTAIK
- a CDS encoding FAD-dependent oxidoreductase, with protein sequence MYSVWTDKSALPHFKSLNQDKKTDVLIIGGGMAGLLCAYMLNQRGIDYILAEAKSICGGITKNTTAKITSQHGFIYDKLINCFGMEKAGMYLRANQNALEQYRLLCGGIDCDFENKDAYVYSLRNAPGGKNKAEKEAAALQKLGFEAEFADKLPLPFDIAGAVRFKNQAQFNPLKFASGISKDLNIFENTEVKELSKHTAITDGGKITAEKIIVATHFPFINKHGSYFLKMYQHRSYVIALENAQNVDGMYVDQAQCGMSFRNYEDMLLIGGGDHRTGKNGGNWNELRGFASRHYPEATEKYSWATQDCMTLDGVPYIGQYSKSTPDFFVATGFNKWGMTSSMAAAVILADLVSDKPNEFTPVFSPSRSMLKPQLFINAFEAVINLLSISKKRCPHLGCALKWNEVERSWDCPCHGSRFDQDGELIDNPATGDLKGKE